The genomic DNA CTACGCGGACTGCGACTTCGTCATCGAGGCGGTCTTCGAAGAGGTCGGCGTCAAGCAGCAGGTCTTCGGCGAGATCGAGAAGATCATCGCGGAGGACGCGGTGCTCGCCACGAACACCTCGTCGCTGTCGGTCGAGGAGATCGGCGCGAAGCTGGCCCACCCGGAGCGGCTCGTCGGCTTCCACTTCTTCAACCCGGTCGCGGTCATGCCGCTGATCGAGATCGTGAAGACGCCGGCGACGGCGGACACCGCGCTGTCGACCGCGTTCGTCGTCGCCAGGAACCTCGGCAAGAACGCGGTGCTCACCGCCGACGCCCCGGGCTTCGTGGTGAACCGTCTGCTCGCAAAGGTCATGGGCGAGGCGGCGCGCGCCGTCTACGAGGGCACCCCGATCGCCGACGTCGAGAAGGCGTTCGCACCGCTCGGCCTGCCGATGGGCCCCTTCCAGCTCATCGACCTCGTCGGCTGGAAGGTCGCCGCGCACGTGCAGGACACGATGGTGCGCGCGTTCCCGGACCGCTTCTACGCGAACGAGAACTTCCACGCCCTGGCCGAGCTCGACCAGGTCGTCGAGAAGGACAAGGGCGGCCGTGTGGTCGGCTGGACGAAGCAGGCCGAGAAGGTCCTGGCGCCCGCCGTCGGCAAGAGCCCGGCGTCGGCGGCCACGATCCTGCAGCGCGTGCAGGACGGTCTCGCGACCGAGATCAAGCTGATGCTCGACGAGGGCGTGGTGCCGGAGGTCGAGGACATCGACCTGTGCCTCATCCTCGGCGCCGGCTGGCCGTTCATCGATGGTGGGGCGTCGCCGTACCTCGACCGCGAGGGGGCCTCCGAGCGCGCATTCGGCGGCTCGTTCCACACCCCGCAGATCCGCGGCATCCAGAACCGCTGATCAGCTCTCCGCAGGGGGTCGCGCCGTGGGCGTGGCCCCCTGTGTCGTCCGCGGCGTCGGACGGGTATCCGGCTCGCCGTTGCGCGGCCAGTGCGACAGCGCGTGCTCCGCGAGGGCGGTGATGGTCAGGGACGGGTTCACCCCCGGATTCGCGGGCACAGCGGCGCCGTCGACGACGTGCAGCCCGGGGTGCCCCCAGACGCGCTGATACTCGTCCACGACACCCTCCTCCGGTGCACCGGAGATCACCGCTCCCCCGAGGAAGTGCGCGGTGAGCGGGATTCCGAAGACCTCGGGCCAGGAGCCGCGCGCCGCCGTGGGCACCCCGCCCTCACGCTGCAGACGCGCGGCGATGGCTCGGGCGGCGCGATGCGCCTCGGGCAGGTGACTGGGGTTCGGCGCGCCATGCCCCTGGGCACTCGTGAGCCGCGTCCGGCCGAGGCGACGCCGCAGGGACAGGGTGAGCGAGTTGTCGGCGGTCTGCATGACGAGCGCGATGATCCCCCGTTCGCTCCAGCGCCGGAGGGAGGCGAGGCGGAGGGCCTGCACGGGTCGGCGCAGCACCTGCCCCGCGAGTGCGGCGAGGCGGCCCGGCAGGGCGCGGTCGCCGGGGACCAGCACGGTGGCGAGAGCGCCCATGAGGTTGGATCCCGGACCGTAGCGGACGTTCTCGACATGGGTGCGGTCGTCCACGTGGAATGAGGTGGTGATCGCCACGCCCCGCGCCAGCTCCACCCGCTCCGGCACCCGGACGGCGACGGCGCCGTCCAAGGCCTCCGAGTTCGTCCGGGTGAGCCGGCCCACGGCGTCGGAGATCCGCGGAAGCGCGCCCGACGCCTTCATCCGATGGAGGAGCTGCTGGGTGCCCCAGGTCCCCGCCGCCAGCACGACCTCTCGTGCGATGACGGTCTGCTCACGCCGCCGGAACCAGGCACCACTGCGTCGTGTCGTGACCGAGAAGCCGCCGTCCGGCAGCTCGCGCACCTCGGTGACGGTGCGCAGCGGCTCGATGACCGCCCCGCGGCGCTCGGCCAGGGCGAGGTAGTTCTTCACGAGGGTGTTCTTCGCGCCGACGCGGCAGCCGACCATGCAGTTCCCACAGAGCGTGCAGCCTGTGCGCTCGGGGCCCTCCCCGCCGAAGAACGGATCAGCGACCCGCTTCCCCGGTTCCCCGAACCACACGCCGACGGGTGCGCGGCGGAACGTCGCGCCCACCCCGAGGTCCTCGGCGGCTCCGGCCATGATCCGCTCGACCGGTCCGTCGTGCGGATAGCGGTCCACCACGCCGAGCATGCGCCGGGCTGTGGCATAGTGCGGGGCGAGCGCGGTGCGCCAGTCCCGGATCGATGCCCACTGCGGGTCGGCGAAGAACGCCGCGCCCGGTTCGTACAGCGTGTTGGCGTAGTTGAGCGACCCCCCGCCCACTCCCGCACCGGCGAGGATCATGACGTGCGGAAGCCGATGGATGCGCTGCACCCCGAAGCACCCGAGCGCCGGGACCCAGAGGTAGCGACGCACGTCCCAGCTGGTCTTCGCGAAGTCCTCGTCGGCGAATCGCCGCCCGGCCTCGAACACGCGGACGCGGTAGCCCTTCTCCGTGAGCCGGAAGGCCGCGACGGAGCCGCCGAAGCCCGAACCGACGATGACGACGTCCTCATCGAACATGCGCGTCCCTCCGCTCCACCCGGGTCATGACGGTCAGCGCGCCCGCGCGGATCGAGATCGTGCAGGTCTCCTCGCCGACACGCTCGCCGTCCGCGTAGGCCACGAGACCCGGGGCGGCGACGGTGACCGTGCGGGCCCGGACGTGCCGCACCTCCCGGCGCGCCAGGTGCGTCCCGCGCAGGAGGAGCGGGAACAGTCGCACCAGGCGGAGGCGGCCGAGGGGACCCACGGCGACGATGTCGAGGACGCCGTCGTCCGGGGCGGCGCCGATGCACACCGGCATACCCCCGCCGTAGCTCGCGGTGTTCCCGACCGCGACGAGCGTGCCGGGTGCCGCCGTCTCCGGGCCGTCATCGACGCGGATCGTGAAGTCGAACGGACGCAGCCGGACGAGCTCGACCAGCAGCGCGAGGTAGTACCGCAACGCGCCGGAGGGCCAGCGGAGGCGGTTGGTGCGATCGCTCACCCGGGCATCGAAGCCCAGCGCCGCCACCGTGAGGAACAGCGAGGTGCCCGTCGCGGTCCGCACCTCGCCGATGTCGATGGCACGGGGCACGCCGGTCAGCGCGAGTTCCACGGCCTCCGACACGTCCGCGCGCGGCAGCCCGAGCGCGCGCGCCAGATCGTTCCCCGTGCCGGCGGGAACCACCGTCACCGGGACACCCGCCGCACACACGACCTCGAGGATGCCCGAGAGGGTGCCGTCGCCGCCCACGACGACGAGTCCGTCCGGTCCCGCGTCCAGGGCCACCGCGGCCAGCCGCCTCGTGTCGGCAGCCGAACGCCCGGCGTACACGCGCACGTCCGCCCCGCGCCGTCGGAGGTGAGCGAGCGCGTCGTCCGCGACCCGCTGCCCGCGGCCCTTGCCGGACAGCGGGTTCGACAGCACCGCGATGTGCCCCATCTCAGACGGTCGTCCCGATCGGGACATCGGCGAGGACGGCGCCCGGGTTCATGATGCCGCGGGGATCGAGCTCCCGCTTCACGGCAGTGAGGATCCGCATGCCGGTGTCCCCGATCTCCTCCGCGAGCCACGGGGCATGATCGCGACCCACGGCGTGATGGTGGCTGATGGTCCCGCCGTTCGCGAGGATCGCGTCGTTCACTCTCCCCTTCACGAGCGCCCACGCGCCGAGGGGGTCCCGTCGCAGCCCGGCGAGGACCGTGAAGTAGAGGGAGGCGCCCGTCGGATACACGTGGGAGACATGGCACATGATGTATGAGCGGGCATCCGCCGCGTCGAAGCCGTCCCGCAGGGCCGCCTCGACCGCTTCCTTCAGAGTGCGCAGGTTCGACCAGGTCGTCGCGGTCTCCAGCGTCTCGCAGAACACCCCGGCGT from Microbacterium paraoxydans includes the following:
- a CDS encoding GMC oxidoreductase, with the translated sequence MFDEDVVIVGSGFGGSVAAFRLTEKGYRVRVFEAGRRFADEDFAKTSWDVRRYLWVPALGCFGVQRIHRLPHVMILAGAGVGGGSLNYANTLYEPGAAFFADPQWASIRDWRTALAPHYATARRMLGVVDRYPHDGPVERIMAGAAEDLGVGATFRRAPVGVWFGEPGKRVADPFFGGEGPERTGCTLCGNCMVGCRVGAKNTLVKNYLALAERRGAVIEPLRTVTEVRELPDGGFSVTTRRSGAWFRRREQTVIAREVVLAAGTWGTQQLLHRMKASGALPRISDAVGRLTRTNSEALDGAVAVRVPERVELARGVAITTSFHVDDRTHVENVRYGPGSNLMGALATVLVPGDRALPGRLAALAGQVLRRPVQALRLASLRRWSERGIIALVMQTADNSLTLSLRRRLGRTRLTSAQGHGAPNPSHLPEAHRAARAIAARLQREGGVPTAARGSWPEVFGIPLTAHFLGGAVISGAPEEGVVDEYQRVWGHPGLHVVDGAAVPANPGVNPSLTITALAEHALSHWPRNGEPDTRPTPRTTQGATPTARPPAES
- a CDS encoding YegS/Rv2252/BmrU family lipid kinase; protein product: MGHIAVLSNPLSGKGRGQRVADDALAHLRRRGADVRVYAGRSAADTRRLAAVALDAGPDGLVVVGGDGTLSGILEVVCAAGVPVTVVPAGTGNDLARALGLPRADVSEAVELALTGVPRAIDIGEVRTATGTSLFLTVAALGFDARVSDRTNRLRWPSGALRYYLALLVELVRLRPFDFTIRVDDGPETAAPGTLVAVGNTASYGGGMPVCIGAAPDDGVLDIVAVGPLGRLRLVRLFPLLLRGTHLARREVRHVRARTVTVAAPGLVAYADGERVGEETCTISIRAGALTVMTRVERRDAHVR